From a region of the Thermodesulfobium sp. 4217-1 genome:
- the carB gene encoding carbamoyl-phosphate synthase large subunit: protein MPKRTDIKKILIIGSGPIVIGQACEFDYSGTQAIKALRQEGYEVVLVNSNPATIMTDPEMADHTYIEPITPQIVTKVIQKEKPDAILPTLGGQTALNVAVNLAEAGILEKYNVEMLGVNVGAIKKGEDRLLFRETMKEIGVDLPKSGVAHSINEAEKIAFELGFPLIIRPSFTLGGTGGGIAYNFDDLMAHVANGLDLSMIHQVLIEESVLNWKEFELEVMRDKKDNVVIICSIENLDPMGVHTGDSITVAPIQTLTDKEYQILRDMSIKIIRKIGVDTGGSNIQFAMNPNDGRIVIIEMNPRVSRSSALASKATGFPIAKIAALLAVGYSLDEITNDITKKTPASFEPTLDYVVVKIPRWDFEKFHGTSRVLDTQMKSVGEAMAIGRNFKEAFQKAIRSLENGRKGFGFDGKDADLAKLTKDELIEEIRTPKDNRIFIIHRLLEMGLGVDELNKLTGIDKWFLKELEEIVLTGKEFMNKDLYSVEKDSLANLKRDGFSDFQIAFLTGSNEQEVSKYRKDLEIVPVYKTVDTCSAEFESFTPYHYSTYDQENELVPFEDKESVVILGAGPNRIGQGIEFDYCCVHAVGSSKDLGKAAIMVNCNPETVSTDYDTSDQLLFEPLTFEDVMNIIERIKPLGTLIQFGGQTPLKLAKSFEKLGVPILGTSPEAIDMAEDRERFDAFLESLKIFRPAAGIAKSSGEALKVARGLGYPVLVRPSYVLGGRAMEIVYDDNDLLEYIKKAVEVSEAKPVLIDRFLEDAIEIDVDALCDGEEVFIGGIMEHIEEAGIHSGDSACVLPSFSLTKEEVSELSRITREIALKLGVRGLINIQFAIRDRIYVLEVNPRASRTVPFVSKTIGIPLAKLATKISLGKKIKDFNIKERLDLPYIAVKEAVLPFGRFSGVDTILGPEMKSTGEVMGIDFEFGKAYAKAQLAAGEELPLRGNVFVSVSNKHKRNIVFIVKSLVNMGFNIYATQGTAKVLKFNGIKVNEVKKASEDGHTILDMVKDNEIQLIINTPSGKGARKDDYKIRRMALLHHVPTITTIAGAAATVNAIEALKSSEIEVRSIQDFYKILNKQL from the coding sequence TTGCCTAAGAGAACAGATATAAAAAAGATTCTTATAATAGGTTCTGGACCTATAGTGATAGGTCAAGCATGCGAGTTTGACTATTCTGGTACTCAGGCTATAAAAGCTTTAAGGCAGGAAGGATATGAAGTAGTTCTAGTAAACTCAAATCCTGCTACAATTATGACCGATCCAGAAATGGCCGATCACACTTATATTGAACCCATAACCCCACAAATTGTAACCAAGGTTATACAAAAAGAAAAGCCAGATGCAATATTGCCTACCTTGGGGGGACAGACTGCCCTCAATGTTGCGGTAAACCTGGCAGAAGCAGGAATATTAGAAAAATATAATGTCGAGATGCTGGGCGTGAATGTTGGCGCAATTAAGAAGGGCGAAGATAGACTTTTATTCAGAGAAACTATGAAAGAAATTGGTGTGGATCTGCCTAAAAGCGGAGTGGCACACAGTATAAACGAAGCAGAAAAAATTGCTTTTGAACTCGGTTTTCCATTGATAATAAGGCCATCTTTTACGTTGGGCGGAACAGGTGGGGGCATTGCTTATAACTTTGACGATCTAATGGCTCACGTAGCTAATGGATTGGATCTTAGTATGATTCATCAGGTTCTGATTGAAGAGTCTGTCCTTAATTGGAAAGAGTTTGAATTAGAGGTAATGAGGGACAAAAAGGACAATGTAGTTATAATATGTTCTATTGAAAACCTGGATCCTATGGGCGTTCATACAGGGGACAGCATTACCGTAGCCCCAATCCAAACCTTAACCGATAAAGAGTATCAAATCCTAAGAGATATGTCTATCAAGATCATTAGAAAAATTGGTGTGGATACGGGCGGATCAAACATTCAGTTTGCGATGAACCCAAACGACGGTCGCATTGTAATTATTGAGATGAATCCACGTGTTTCAAGGAGCTCTGCGCTTGCATCAAAGGCTACAGGATTCCCAATTGCAAAAATTGCTGCCCTTCTTGCTGTGGGGTACAGCCTTGATGAAATTACAAATGACATTACAAAGAAGACTCCAGCATCTTTTGAGCCAACATTAGACTATGTGGTAGTAAAGATACCCAGATGGGATTTCGAAAAATTTCATGGAACCTCAAGGGTATTGGATACCCAGATGAAGTCTGTGGGCGAGGCTATGGCAATTGGAAGAAATTTCAAAGAAGCTTTTCAAAAGGCTATCCGATCCCTTGAAAACGGCAGAAAAGGATTCGGATTCGACGGCAAGGATGCTGACCTTGCAAAATTGACAAAGGATGAACTTATAGAAGAAATTAGAACCCCTAAAGACAATAGGATTTTTATAATTCACAGGCTATTGGAAATGGGTTTAGGTGTTGACGAGCTAAATAAACTAACTGGAATAGATAAGTGGTTTTTAAAAGAACTTGAAGAAATTGTCTTAACAGGAAAAGAATTTATGAATAAGGATCTATACTCTGTTGAAAAAGATAGCCTGGCTAATTTAAAAAGAGATGGTTTTTCAGATTTTCAGATAGCTTTTCTAACAGGATCAAACGAACAAGAGGTTTCAAAATATAGAAAAGATCTCGAAATTGTTCCAGTATATAAGACGGTTGATACATGTTCTGCTGAGTTTGAATCCTTTACTCCATATCATTATTCTACTTATGATCAGGAGAACGAACTGGTTCCTTTTGAGGACAAAGAGTCTGTAGTTATTTTAGGGGCTGGCCCAAATAGAATTGGACAGGGTATCGAATTTGATTATTGTTGTGTTCATGCAGTTGGCTCTTCCAAAGATTTGGGCAAGGCTGCAATAATGGTAAACTGTAACCCCGAAACTGTTTCTACTGATTATGATACCTCCGATCAGCTTTTATTTGAGCCTTTAACGTTTGAAGACGTTATGAATATTATTGAAAGAATAAAACCCTTAGGGACATTAATACAGTTTGGCGGTCAGACACCCTTGAAGCTTGCTAAATCATTTGAGAAACTTGGTGTTCCAATTCTTGGGACATCTCCAGAGGCTATTGATATGGCAGAAGATAGGGAGCGATTTGATGCCTTTTTAGAGAGCTTAAAAATATTTAGACCTGCTGCAGGCATTGCAAAGTCGTCAGGTGAGGCGCTAAAAGTTGCAAGGGGTCTTGGCTATCCAGTATTGGTCAGACCGTCATATGTTTTGGGCGGCAGGGCTATGGAGATTGTTTATGATGATAATGATTTACTCGAGTATATCAAAAAAGCAGTTGAGGTTTCTGAAGCTAAGCCCGTTTTAATTGACAGATTTTTGGAAGATGCAATAGAAATAGATGTCGATGCGCTCTGTGATGGAGAAGAGGTATTTATAGGCGGAATAATGGAACATATTGAAGAGGCAGGCATTCATTCAGGAGATTCTGCTTGCGTGCTGCCATCATTTAGCTTGACTAAGGAAGAGGTATCTGAACTATCTAGGATTACAAGAGAGATTGCTTTAAAGTTGGGGGTAAGAGGTTTAATAAACATTCAGTTTGCCATCAGAGATAGAATTTATGTATTAGAGGTAAACCCAAGGGCATCAAGGACAGTCCCGTTTGTAAGCAAGACTATAGGTATCCCGCTGGCTAAGCTGGCAACAAAAATATCGCTCGGGAAAAAGATAAAAGACTTTAATATCAAAGAAAGATTAGATCTCCCATATATTGCGGTAAAAGAAGCTGTATTGCCATTTGGAAGATTTTCAGGAGTTGACACTATCTTGGGACCAGAGATGAAGTCTACTGGTGAAGTGATGGGAATTGATTTTGAATTCGGAAAGGCTTATGCAAAAGCTCAACTTGCTGCTGGTGAAGAGCTGCCTCTTAGGGGGAATGTTTTTGTGAGCGTTTCAAACAAGCATAAGAGAAACATCGTATTTATAGTAAAAAGCCTTGTAAATATGGGCTTCAACATATATGCTACACAGGGAACTGCTAAGGTTCTAAAATTTAACGGGATAAAGGTTAATGAAGTAAAAAAAGCAAGCGAAGACGGTCATACAATTCTTGATATGGTTAAGGATAACGAAATCCAGCTCATAATAAATACACCATCTGGTAAGGGTGCAAGAAAAGATGACTATAAGATAAGAAGGATGGCTCTCTTGCATCATGTGCCGACCATTACAACCATTGCTGGAGCTGCTGCAACAGTGAACGCCATTGAGGCTCTGAAGAGTTCTGAAATAGAGGTAAGGTCTATACAGGATTTCTATAAAATTTTGAATAAACAGCTTTAA
- the tilS gene encoding tRNA lysidine(34) synthetase TilS, which yields MSINSEIKDLVFHVDEIIKKSSVDLLNPCIAISGGADSVLLAFVLSELKIKRNFILLHFDHGWRKEDLVFERDLIANYAERYSFRVIFGSSKAPEKKDEDEARKNRFKFFANTMSKIDSNVLFTGHNLNDRFETFLWNICRGTGLSGMLSPKEVRKNKNFAIFSPLIHVRREKIRVFCEHLGLHYISDPYNEDTNYKRVFIRKEVSPRIENIWQNSLDHFDTFIKLAEDENAYLDRVTDEIYADVVIKLPWANIIYIKELFNFDVALIRRVIIKFLNSLNVPYGFKEIELLYKYLANNSHISLSSFKDNGIYRNENIFSIYDLHFSKGYSDDKIPDDLGITISKPLETKIDLQIRFFRSSDYLVLNGKKVYLYSFFNNRNQYFYKFMPMVFYKNILRWSPFVYFDENFFKSYNIEIVYDKFLEKLKLTWRRNDRNYN from the coding sequence ATGTCTATTAATTCTGAAATAAAAGACCTTGTGTTTCACGTTGACGAAATAATTAAAAAGAGTAGCGTTGATCTTCTTAATCCCTGTATTGCCATATCAGGCGGAGCAGATTCAGTCTTGTTGGCGTTTGTGTTATCAGAATTAAAAATTAAAAGAAACTTTATATTGCTGCATTTCGATCATGGTTGGAGAAAAGAGGATCTCGTTTTTGAAAGAGATTTGATTGCTAATTATGCTGAAAGGTACAGCTTCAGAGTTATTTTCGGATCTTCAAAGGCTCCCGAAAAAAAAGATGAAGACGAGGCAAGAAAAAATAGGTTCAAGTTTTTTGCTAATACAATGAGTAAAATAGATTCAAATGTTTTATTCACGGGTCACAATCTAAATGATAGGTTTGAAACTTTTTTGTGGAATATTTGCCGCGGAACAGGGCTAAGTGGAATGCTTTCTCCCAAAGAGGTAAGAAAGAATAAAAATTTTGCTATTTTTAGTCCTCTAATTCACGTTAGAAGAGAAAAGATTAGAGTTTTTTGTGAACATTTGGGACTGCATTATATATCTGATCCTTACAATGAAGATACTAATTATAAAAGAGTCTTTATCAGGAAAGAAGTATCGCCGAGAATAGAAAACATTTGGCAAAATTCTTTGGATCATTTTGACACGTTTATTAAATTGGCAGAAGATGAAAACGCTTATCTTGATAGGGTTACTGATGAAATTTATGCCGATGTTGTAATTAAATTGCCCTGGGCCAATATCATATATATTAAAGAGTTATTTAACTTTGACGTTGCTTTAATAAGAAGAGTTATTATAAAATTTTTAAATTCATTAAATGTTCCCTATGGCTTTAAAGAAATTGAATTACTTTATAAATATTTGGCAAATAACTCACATATCTCTCTTTCTTCATTTAAAGATAATGGTATCTATAGAAACGAAAATATTTTCTCTATATATGATTTACATTTTTCAAAAGGGTATTCTGATGACAAGATTCCAGATGATTTGGGAATCACAATTTCAAAGCCATTAGAAACTAAAATTGATTTGCAGATTAGGTTTTTTAGGAGTTCTGATTATCTCGTTTTGAACGGCAAGAAAGTATATCTTTATAGCTTTTTTAATAATAGAAATCAATATTTCTATAAATTTATGCCAATGGTTTTCTATAAAAATATTCTTAGGTGGTCACCGTTTGTTTATTTTGATGAAAACTTTTTTAAGTCTTATAATATTGAAATTGTTTATGATAAGTTTTTAGAGAAGTTGAAATTAACATGGAGGCGCAATGACAGGAACTATAATTAA
- a CDS encoding DUF554 domain-containing protein: MTGTIINACSVIVGSTMGLFMGSRLAERHKNIVINAIALVTLLIGLKLSLEVKSIFWVLLSMILGGLVGEFIALDALIERLNSHLNNKLNKGDVVNAFMSASLLFCIGPMSILGSFQDGLKGDYSILLLKSALDGVSSIFLASSLGIGVFFSFITILVYQGSLTFFASSFSSLFSNQFIADNFYATGGVMLIGIGFNLLGLTKIKTINYVFALIFVIIFSKFGGIL; encoded by the coding sequence ATGACAGGAACTATAATTAATGCTTGTTCTGTAATAGTTGGAAGCACTATGGGCTTATTTATGGGCTCTCGTTTAGCCGAAAGACATAAGAATATTGTAATTAACGCCATTGCTTTGGTTACACTTCTTATAGGTTTGAAACTTTCTCTTGAGGTCAAGAGCATCTTCTGGGTTCTTCTCTCTATGATCTTGGGGGGATTGGTAGGAGAATTTATAGCGCTTGACGCATTGATTGAGAGGCTGAATAGCCATTTAAACAACAAGCTAAATAAAGGTGATGTTGTAAATGCTTTTATGAGCGCGAGCTTATTGTTTTGCATTGGCCCAATGAGTATTCTGGGATCTTTTCAAGATGGGCTAAAAGGTGATTACTCAATTTTATTGCTAAAATCTGCACTTGATGGAGTATCTTCAATATTCCTTGCTTCTTCTTTGGGTATTGGAGTTTTTTTCTCATTTATTACCATACTTGTTTATCAGGGATCCTTAACCTTTTTTGCAAGCTCATTTTCATCTTTGTTTAGCAATCAATTTATTGCGGATAATTTTTATGCAACTGGCGGAGTTATGCTGATTGGCATTGGCTTCAATTTATTGGGTTTAACGAAGATTAAGACGATAAATTATGTTTTTGCTTTAATTTTTGTAATTATTTTTTCAAAATTTGGAGGAATATTGTGA
- the hpt gene encoding hypoxanthine phosphoribosyltransferase: MKEHELRILINRDEIGKTIDALAKKIDADYSGKKILLVGVLKGAAFFLVDLARAISLPLEIDFVEVSSYGNETESSGEIKLIKDIKRDLSDYHVLIVEDILDSGLTLQYLSNFFKMKNPLSVKSIVLFYKNKSDNKKRSSVDYVGLNIPDDFVVGYGLDYAEKYRNLKDLYIVSFV; encoded by the coding sequence GTGAAAGAACACGAACTTAGGATATTAATTAACAGGGATGAGATTGGAAAGACAATTGATGCTTTGGCTAAAAAAATTGACGCTGATTATTCTGGCAAAAAAATTTTGTTAGTTGGAGTCTTAAAAGGAGCGGCATTCTTTCTTGTGGATTTGGCAAGGGCAATATCCTTGCCTTTGGAAATAGATTTTGTAGAAGTGTCAAGCTATGGGAATGAGACCGAGAGTTCTGGCGAGATCAAGCTGATCAAAGATATTAAAAGGGATCTGTCTGATTATCATGTTCTAATAGTAGAAGACATATTGGATTCTGGACTCACCTTGCAATACCTAAGCAACTTTTTTAAGATGAAGAATCCATTAAGCGTTAAATCTATTGTGTTGTTTTATAAAAATAAATCTGATAATAAAAAGAGATCGTCTGTTGATTATGTCGGATTAAACATTCCTGATGACTTTGTAGTAGGCTATGGTTTGGATTATGCTGAAAAATATCGTAACTTGAAAGACCTCTATATAGTTTCTTTTGTTTGA
- the ftsH gene encoding ATP-dependent zinc metalloprotease FtsH has protein sequence MYLKITKSVTFYLIILLIVVVLTVVLSSGKKVANQELSYTEFMDRVNQEEVRKVNISSSQNIINGKLKDGTSFTVYYPQNDPSLIKTLTDKKVDIRVEPPSDSGWWVSILTQLFPILILIGFWLFMLRQAQGGASQAMSFGKSRAKLFHQEKTKTTFKDVAGADEAKQELEEIIDFLKNPAPFRAMGAKIPRGVLLVGPPGCGKTLLARAVAGEAKVPFFSISGSDFVEMFVGVGASRVRDLFEQAKNQSPCIIFIDEIDAVGRQRGAGLGGGHDEREQTLNQLLVEMDGFEVDETIIVMAATNRPDVLDPALLRPGRFDRHVTVDRPDLLGRKQILDVHMAGKPMEAEVNVEVIAKRTPGFAGADLANLVNEAALLAARKGKKTISMAEFEDAIDRIVAGIEKRSRVISEKDKKIIAFHEAGHALVAHNLPGTDPIHKISIIPRGMALGYTLQLPGEDRYLVSKTELINNICVLLGGRAAEELVFKEVTTGAQNDLQRATELARKMIMEYGMSEHLGPRTWGKKSENVFMGRDLFETKNYSENMANEIDLEVQRMVESCYENSKNILLKVFDTLNNISAKLIENETLQGDSLMQYLNGNFEVSKAVEESKTDDESKTIETPQSVEESKTIEEPSIDNAISKNDNIEGT, from the coding sequence ATGTATTTGAAAATAACTAAGAGTGTTACGTTTTACCTCATAATTTTGCTAATAGTCGTTGTCTTAACTGTTGTCTTAAGTAGCGGCAAAAAGGTTGCAAATCAGGAGCTGTCCTATACTGAGTTTATGGATAGGGTCAATCAAGAAGAGGTTAGAAAGGTAAACATTTCATCTTCTCAAAATATCATCAATGGTAAGCTGAAAGATGGTACCTCTTTTACTGTATATTATCCTCAAAACGATCCATCTTTAATTAAAACTTTGACTGACAAAAAAGTTGATATTAGAGTCGAACCGCCAAGTGACAGCGGTTGGTGGGTTTCCATACTTACACAGCTATTTCCCATATTGATATTGATTGGCTTTTGGCTGTTTATGCTAAGGCAAGCGCAGGGCGGCGCAAGTCAAGCTATGTCGTTTGGAAAATCACGAGCGAAACTTTTCCATCAAGAGAAAACTAAAACTACATTTAAAGACGTTGCTGGTGCCGACGAAGCTAAACAAGAACTAGAAGAGATAATAGACTTTCTCAAAAATCCTGCTCCCTTTAGAGCTATGGGTGCGAAAATACCGCGAGGTGTTCTATTGGTCGGACCTCCTGGTTGCGGCAAAACCCTCTTAGCGAGAGCTGTAGCAGGTGAAGCTAAGGTTCCATTTTTTAGCATATCGGGATCTGATTTTGTTGAGATGTTTGTAGGGGTTGGCGCATCTCGTGTGAGAGACCTCTTTGAACAGGCGAAAAACCAATCACCTTGTATAATCTTTATTGATGAAATTGATGCTGTGGGCAGACAACGAGGAGCGGGTCTTGGCGGTGGACACGATGAGCGTGAACAGACGTTAAACCAACTGCTTGTAGAGATGGATGGTTTCGAGGTTGACGAGACTATTATCGTAATGGCAGCTACGAATAGACCTGATGTATTGGATCCGGCACTTCTCAGACCTGGCAGGTTTGATAGACATGTTACAGTGGATAGGCCAGATCTCCTTGGGAGAAAGCAGATTTTGGATGTGCATATGGCTGGAAAGCCTATGGAGGCAGAAGTAAATGTGGAAGTTATTGCAAAGAGAACTCCTGGATTTGCTGGTGCTGATTTAGCCAATTTAGTTAACGAGGCTGCCTTGCTGGCGGCGAGAAAGGGTAAGAAGACCATTTCTATGGCTGAATTTGAGGATGCAATTGACAGAATTGTGGCTGGTATAGAAAAAAGAAGTAGGGTTATATCTGAAAAAGATAAGAAAATTATTGCTTTCCACGAGGCAGGGCATGCTTTGGTGGCTCATAATTTGCCTGGGACCGACCCAATTCACAAGATTTCTATTATCCCTAGGGGTATGGCGCTGGGCTATACGTTGCAACTACCAGGTGAAGACAGATACCTGGTTAGCAAGACTGAACTAATTAATAACATCTGCGTCCTACTTGGCGGCAGAGCTGCTGAAGAGTTAGTTTTTAAGGAAGTGACCACAGGAGCTCAAAATGACCTTCAGAGAGCTACAGAGCTCGCAAGAAAGATGATTATGGAATATGGAATGAGCGAGCATCTTGGCCCAAGAACGTGGGGAAAGAAAAGCGAAAATGTGTTTATGGGCAGAGATCTTTTTGAGACCAAAAACTATAGTGAGAATATGGCAAATGAAATTGATTTAGAGGTTCAAAGAATGGTAGAGAGCTGCTATGAAAATTCTAAAAATATACTCTTAAAGGTTTTTGATACCTTAAACAACATTTCTGCAAAACTTATTGAGAATGAAACTCTTCAAGGCGATAGCCTGATGCAATATTTAAATGGCAACTTTGAGGTTTCAAAAGCTGTTGAAGAGTCCAAAACAGATGATGAATCTAAAACTATCGAAACGCCTCAATCTGTTGAGGAATCTAAAACTATTGAAGAGCCAAGTATCGATAATGCTATCTCTAAGAACGACAATATTGAAGGAACTTGA